A genome region from Deltaproteobacteria bacterium CG11_big_fil_rev_8_21_14_0_20_42_23 includes the following:
- a CDS encoding protein phosphatase, translating into MQVRFAGKSDVGKRRQKNEDSYIISEKLNLAIVADGMGGHLGGERASKLAVETVKEIIDTLEGDPETTLEEGMNLSPGDYRAYIRYAISMASAHIFDESKKVATLKGMGTTTVMLLFRNNLVYIGNVGDSRAYRVRDGEVEQITQDHSLVGEQIRAGLISEEDAKSHRLKNIITRSVGFQDEVEADVEIRALNIGDKFLLCSDGLSNLIDANEIKDILVHNSLDDASARLIDLANERGGDDNITVVLAEVEALSAAASEDETIEA; encoded by the coding sequence ATGCAAGTTCGCTTTGCAGGAAAGTCTGATGTAGGAAAGCGTCGCCAAAAGAACGAAGACAGCTACATTATCTCAGAAAAACTCAATTTAGCTATTGTTGCAGATGGTATGGGTGGCCATTTAGGTGGCGAGCGGGCCAGCAAACTTGCGGTTGAAACGGTGAAGGAGATCATCGATACCTTAGAAGGCGATCCAGAAACAACCTTAGAAGAAGGAATGAATCTTTCTCCAGGCGATTACCGAGCCTATATTCGCTATGCCATTTCCATGGCAAGTGCTCATATTTTTGATGAGTCCAAAAAAGTAGCAACCCTCAAAGGCATGGGCACCACTACGGTGATGCTCTTGTTCCGCAACAACTTGGTGTACATAGGCAATGTTGGTGATTCCCGCGCCTATCGTGTTCGCGATGGTGAGGTAGAGCAAATCACGCAAGATCACTCTTTAGTTGGCGAGCAAATACGAGCTGGGCTTATTTCAGAAGAAGATGCAAAGTCGCATCGGCTCAAAAATATCATTACGCGTTCGGTAGGCTTTCAAGATGAAGTGGAAGCTGATGTTGAAATCCGTGCACTCAATATTGGAGACAAATTTTTACTTTGTTCCGATGGCCTTTCAAACTTGATTGATGCAAATGAGATAAAAGATATCTTGGTTCACAATTCTTTGGACGATGCCAGCGCGCGTTTAATTGACTTGGCGAACGAACGCGGCGGAGATGACAATATCACCGTGGTGCTTGCAGAAGTTGAAGCGTTGAGTGCCGCAGCCAGTGAAGATGAAACCATCGAAGCTTAA
- a CDS encoding EscV/YscV/HrcV family type III secretion system export apparatus protein, protein MPFLNINTMISKYSDVLIAVLVVMVMAMMVIPLPTSIVDILLTIQITIGVVVLLSSLYISDALKIASFPTILLLSTLFRLSLNISTTRLILSQADAGEVVRAFGSFVVQGNYVVGGILFLIVTLVNFIVIAKGAERVSEVGARFTLDALPGKQMSIDADLRAGIVTMEQAMERRSKLQRESQLYGAMDGAMKFVKGDAIAGMIITLVNVIGGFIIGVAQRGMPFVEAIEVYSLLTIGDGLVQQIPALIISVSSGIIVTRVTSEEENSNLGRDIITQITAYPKAMIIASIMLGIMAVVPGLPKIPFALMSLLVGGTAFFMMRSKEKAVQEIAEQPREEAVKKAIKKHGDVLPFIMPSPISLEVGSALIPFVDDSQDGGRFINELIPLLRHGLYYELGVNFPGIQVRGQTVDMEAEAYMININEVPVAKGKIMQGHILVGEPLEQLQLFNIEGIETIHPIDGSVVTWIAEEHRNVATQAGFRMWDIAEYLILHLSYVLRKHAAEFLGAQEVQTMLSELEKTHPALVKELIPKVITLLQLSEILQRLVQEDIAIRDLKTIFATLAQWGEIERDTLVLTEHVRAGLKRYVTHKYAGPDSTLAVYLLDPDIEDLVKNSIRRTEKGNYLALEPEITQEIVESVGKEIASHPFPPGARPPVILTTAEIRRYFRKIVELEFPQLSVLSYQELSENLRIQPIARVSLPEEILQAANA, encoded by the coding sequence ATTCCCTTTCTCAACATCAATACTATGATTTCAAAGTACAGCGACGTGCTCATTGCGGTGCTTGTTGTCATGGTGATGGCGATGATGGTGATTCCTCTGCCAACATCAATCGTGGATATTTTGCTCACGATTCAGATTACCATTGGTGTGGTAGTTCTTCTTTCATCTCTTTATATTTCTGATGCTTTAAAAATTGCTTCATTTCCAACCATTCTTTTGCTGAGTACTTTGTTTCGCCTGTCGCTGAATATTTCAACAACGCGTCTTATCCTTTCTCAAGCTGATGCGGGTGAAGTGGTGCGAGCGTTTGGTTCGTTTGTAGTTCAGGGAAATTATGTGGTGGGTGGAATTCTTTTTCTCATTGTAACCCTTGTAAACTTCATCGTTATTGCAAAGGGTGCCGAGCGTGTTTCTGAAGTGGGAGCCAGGTTTACGTTGGATGCCTTGCCGGGAAAACAAATGTCGATCGATGCTGATCTTCGTGCAGGCATTGTCACCATGGAACAAGCGATGGAACGTCGTTCGAAGTTGCAACGCGAGAGTCAACTGTATGGAGCCATGGACGGAGCCATGAAGTTTGTGAAGGGTGATGCCATTGCCGGTATGATTATTACTCTCGTCAACGTTATCGGCGGATTCATTATTGGTGTGGCTCAGCGAGGAATGCCATTTGTTGAGGCTATTGAAGTGTATTCTTTGCTCACCATTGGGGACGGTTTGGTGCAGCAAATTCCAGCGCTTATTATTTCAGTTTCATCTGGTATTATTGTGACACGTGTTACGTCTGAAGAAGAAAATAGTAATCTTGGAAGAGATATCATTACACAAATTACGGCTTATCCAAAAGCAATGATTATTGCTTCTATTATGTTGGGAATAATGGCGGTTGTTCCTGGTCTTCCTAAAATTCCTTTTGCTCTTATGAGTTTGCTGGTTGGGGGCACTGCATTTTTTATGATGAGGTCAAAAGAAAAAGCGGTGCAGGAAATTGCAGAGCAACCACGAGAAGAAGCCGTGAAAAAAGCCATCAAAAAACATGGCGATGTGCTGCCGTTTATTATGCCAAGCCCCATTTCGCTTGAAGTGGGTTCTGCTCTTATTCCTTTTGTGGATGATAGCCAAGATGGTGGACGATTTATCAATGAGCTCATTCCTCTTTTGCGACATGGTTTATATTATGAGTTAGGTGTGAATTTTCCCGGTATTCAAGTGCGTGGGCAAACGGTTGATATGGAAGCTGAAGCTTACATGATCAACATCAATGAGGTTCCAGTGGCCAAGGGGAAAATTATGCAGGGCCACATTTTGGTGGGTGAGCCTCTTGAGCAACTGCAGCTGTTTAACATTGAAGGCATTGAAACGATTCATCCTATCGATGGATCTGTTGTAACGTGGATTGCAGAGGAACATCGCAATGTGGCAACGCAAGCAGGTTTTAGAATGTGGGATATTGCAGAGTATCTCATTTTGCATCTTTCGTATGTGTTGCGTAAGCACGCCGCAGAATTTTTGGGCGCGCAAGAAGTGCAGACCATGCTTTCTGAATTGGAAAAAACGCATCCAGCTTTGGTGAAAGAACTTATTCCAAAAGTGATTACCCTTTTGCAGCTTTCCGAAATTTTACAGCGCTTGGTGCAAGAAGACATTGCCATTCGAGACTTAAAAACCATTTTTGCAACGCTTGCGCAGTGGGGTGAAATTGAGCGTGATACCTTGGTGCTTACTGAACACGTGCGTGCGGGATTGAAGCGTTATGTTACGCACAAATATGCTGGTCCAGATAGTACGCTTGCAGTGTACTTGTTAGATCCGGACATTGAAGACTTGGTAAAAAATTCCATTCGCAGAACAGAAAAAGGAAACTACTTGGCGCTTGAGCCAGAGATTACGCAAGAAATTGTGGAGTCAGTTGGAAAAGAAATTGCCTCACATCCATTTCCTCCTGGAGCGCGGCCTCCCGTTATTCTTACCACAGCAGAAATTAGAAGGTATTTCCGAAAAATTGTGGAACTCGAATTTCCACAACTTTCAGTGCTTTCCTATCAAGAGCTTTCAGAAAACTTGCGCATTCAACCTATTGCAAGAGTCTCATTGCCAGAAGAAATTCTTCAAGCTGCTAATGCTTAA
- a CDS encoding preprotein translocase subunit SecA — MFSQALKKIFGTKNERVMKAMSPLIDQINSHEAALKPLSDKELQAKTAQFRARLVNGEALDDLLPEAFAVVREASIRVLGMRHFDVQLIGGIVLHEGNIAEMKTGEGKTLVATLPAYLNALAGKGVHVVTVNDYLATRDAEWMGKLYAFLGMTVGVVKHGINDAERQAAYGSDITYGTNNEFGFDYLRDNMKFDAAQFVQRPLYFCIVDEVDSILIDESRTPLIISGQAEQSTDLYRKVDVIVPHLKVEKHYTIDEKAKSVMLTDEGCAEVEKLLSLENLYDPINIGILHHVNQALRAHVMYKLDVDYVIKDGKIVIVDEFTGRLMPGRRWGDGLHQAVEAKEHVNIENENQTLATVTFQNFFRMYEKLSGMTGTADTEAPEFAKIYNLDVRVIPTNKPLCREDMADKIYKTENAKFRAVVEEIRELNKKHQPVLVGTTSIEKSERLGKFLNQFGVKHHVLNAKQHEREAEIVAQAGRKDAVTISTNMAGRGTDIVLGGNPEFLAKSKVNPEENPEEYTKVLAECKALCAKEKEEVLAAGGLCILGTERHESRRIDNQLRGRSGRQGDPGRSQFYLSLDDDLLRIFGGDRISGLMERFGMGEEDEIQHPWLSRAIENAQQKVEGHNFQIRKNLLEFDDVMNQQRTTVYGRRREVLTQEDNKEMVLDMIDQALTEIVEECIPEKISHEYDASIFEERMQARFDLPTPILSESDKSLSQEELGQKMFEKVVGYYNEREAENTPHIMRQVERIITLQTLDTLWKEHLLQMDHLKEGIGLRGYAQKDPLLEYKKEGFMLFHRMMNSFVNDVVEKLFRVRVTSEESVDRAKEETAKRSALQVKHALAASALQAKAPREASGDHDMRAETVKRDEEKVGRNDPCPCGSGKKYKKCCGA, encoded by the coding sequence ATGTTTTCGCAGGCGTTGAAAAAAATATTTGGAACCAAAAATGAGCGCGTCATGAAGGCGATGAGTCCGCTTATCGATCAGATCAACTCGCACGAAGCTGCCTTAAAGCCATTGAGCGACAAAGAGCTTCAAGCAAAAACCGCCCAGTTTCGAGCGCGTCTTGTGAATGGCGAAGCGCTTGACGATCTTTTGCCAGAAGCATTTGCCGTTGTGCGTGAAGCTAGCATTCGCGTCTTGGGTATGCGTCATTTCGATGTTCAGCTCATTGGTGGTATTGTGTTGCATGAAGGAAACATTGCCGAAATGAAAACAGGCGAAGGAAAAACGCTGGTTGCCACTTTGCCTGCTTACCTCAATGCTCTCGCGGGTAAAGGGGTTCACGTAGTTACGGTGAACGATTATTTGGCAACAAGAGATGCCGAGTGGATGGGAAAGCTGTACGCGTTTTTGGGCATGACGGTTGGAGTGGTGAAGCATGGTATCAACGATGCCGAACGCCAAGCAGCTTATGGTTCTGATATTACGTACGGAACCAATAATGAATTTGGTTTCGACTATCTGCGTGACAACATGAAGTTTGATGCAGCTCAGTTTGTGCAACGGCCTCTCTACTTTTGCATCGTGGATGAAGTGGATTCTATTCTCATTGATGAATCGCGCACTCCGCTGATTATTTCTGGTCAGGCCGAGCAATCAACAGATCTCTATCGAAAAGTAGATGTAATTGTTCCTCATCTCAAAGTTGAAAAGCATTATACTATCGATGAAAAAGCAAAGTCAGTTATGCTCACCGATGAAGGTTGTGCTGAAGTAGAAAAACTTCTTTCCCTCGAAAACTTATACGATCCCATCAACATCGGAATTCTCCACCATGTGAATCAAGCTTTGCGCGCGCATGTGATGTACAAGCTTGATGTCGATTACGTTATTAAAGACGGAAAAATTGTTATCGTAGATGAGTTCACCGGAAGGCTTATGCCCGGAAGAAGATGGGGCGATGGCTTACACCAAGCAGTCGAAGCAAAAGAGCATGTGAACATTGAAAACGAAAATCAAACCCTTGCTACGGTTACCTTTCAAAACTTTTTTAGAATGTATGAAAAACTTTCTGGGATGACAGGAACGGCAGATACTGAAGCACCGGAGTTTGCCAAGATTTACAATCTTGATGTTCGCGTTATTCCCACAAACAAACCTCTTTGTCGCGAAGACATGGCGGACAAAATTTACAAAACTGAAAACGCAAAGTTTCGTGCCGTGGTTGAAGAAATTCGCGAGCTCAATAAAAAACATCAACCCGTTTTGGTGGGAACCACTTCAATTGAAAAATCTGAACGACTCGGTAAATTTTTGAATCAGTTTGGAGTGAAGCATCACGTGCTCAATGCAAAACAGCACGAACGTGAAGCCGAAATTGTAGCGCAAGCCGGAAGAAAAGATGCTGTCACTATTTCCACGAACATGGCTGGTCGCGGAACTGATATTGTTTTGGGCGGTAATCCAGAGTTCTTGGCAAAATCAAAAGTAAATCCCGAAGAAAATCCTGAGGAGTATACAAAGGTCTTGGCAGAGTGCAAAGCCTTGTGCGCAAAAGAAAAAGAAGAAGTGCTTGCTGCTGGCGGCCTTTGTATTTTGGGTACCGAGCGTCACGAAAGCAGGCGTATCGACAATCAGCTTCGTGGACGGTCTGGCCGGCAGGGTGATCCTGGTCGTTCTCAGTTTTACCTTTCGCTTGATGATGATTTGCTTCGCATTTTTGGAGGCGATCGTATTTCCGGTTTAATGGAACGTTTTGGAATGGGTGAAGAAGATGAAATTCAACATCCATGGCTTTCACGTGCTATTGAAAATGCACAGCAAAAAGTGGAAGGCCACAATTTTCAAATTCGAAAAAACCTTCTCGAATTTGATGATGTGATGAATCAGCAGCGTACTACAGTTTATGGAAGACGCCGCGAAGTGTTGACCCAAGAAGATAATAAAGAAATGGTGCTTGATATGATAGATCAAGCGCTTACCGAAATTGTAGAAGAATGTATTCCAGAAAAAATAAGTCATGAATATGACGCCAGCATTTTTGAAGAAAGAATGCAGGCGCGTTTCGATTTGCCCACTCCCATTTTGAGTGAAAGCGACAAAAGCTTGAGCCAAGAAGAGCTTGGCCAAAAGATGTTCGAAAAGGTAGTGGGATATTACAACGAACGTGAAGCCGAAAACACTCCGCACATCATGCGACAGGTGGAGCGAATTATCACGTTGCAGACTTTGGATACCTTGTGGAAAGAACACTTGCTGCAAATGGATCATCTGAAAGAGGGGATTGGATTGCGCGGTTACGCTCAAAAAGATCCGTTGCTTGAGTACAAAAAAGAAGGCTTCATGCTTTTTCATCGTATGATGAACAGCTTTGTGAATGATGTGGTGGAAAAACTTTTCCGCGTTCGTGTGACCAGCGAAGAGAGTGTTGACCGGGCAAAAGAAGAAACTGCAAAACGTTCCGCGCTTCAGGTAAAACATGCCCTTGCAGCTTCAGCTTTACAAGCCAAAGCTCCGCGGGAAGCGAGTGGAGATCACGATATGCGGGCAGAGACGGTAAAGCGCGACGAGGAAAAAGTGGGGCGAAATGACCCCTGTCCTTGTGGCTCGGGGAAGAAATACAAAAAATGCTGCGGGGCCTAG
- a CDS encoding multifunctional 2',3'-cyclic-nucleotide 2'-phosphodiesterase/5'-nucleotidase/3'-nucleotidase, which yields MKKIVLFLWCLLFSLQLQAAPLQHVSHFDWLVKKEFVASPNANFFEAITPQEIAFSLSKLSSQKIELPQKKHLSRAEFYQALGNALATQVTVAHTNDVHSHILENKRAKEFGYAKIASVIKAWRKSSEHFLLLDAGDTTQGSLYGNLFKGESIIGLLHLLGYDAMAAGNHEFDYGSKQTLKLKRRLNLPLLSANVYSHNGKYFLTPYTFKTIAGIRFAILGLTTPETPISTHPNNVKGLQFASPEEVVRKLVPELKKKADRVIVLCHTGVEEDRKIAAAVDGIDLIVGGHSHTPLRKPEYVNGTSIVQAWEYGKAIGRADLYYYQDELVAFSAELFPYTENIAEDQEMKKAVDAIVKKLGPRLEEVLAVTEVPLDGERTKVRTQETNIGNFIADTLLERTKSIAGHEADVALINGGGIRTHIPAGKLTRHQLFDMLPFPNTLVVLEVSGKEMWKALEHGVSKVEHASGAFPQVAGMSFRYDARRASGKRILEVSVKGKALDLQKTYRLATNDFLASGGDGYVWDEKNFYNSGITMFTLVEEAFSKQKSLSPKVDGRIIDLSKP from the coding sequence ATGAAAAAAATTGTTTTGTTTTTGTGGTGTCTGCTTTTTTCACTTCAACTTCAAGCAGCGCCACTTCAGCACGTTTCACATTTTGATTGGCTTGTGAAAAAGGAATTTGTGGCAAGCCCAAATGCAAATTTCTTTGAAGCCATTACTCCACAAGAAATTGCTTTTTCGCTTTCGAAGCTTTCAAGTCAAAAAATTGAGCTTCCCCAAAAAAAACACCTTTCGCGAGCAGAATTTTATCAAGCCTTGGGAAATGCACTTGCCACGCAAGTTACCGTGGCACATACCAACGATGTTCATAGCCACATTTTGGAAAATAAACGCGCAAAAGAATTTGGCTATGCAAAAATAGCCAGCGTCATTAAAGCGTGGCGAAAAAGTTCGGAACATTTTCTCCTTTTAGATGCAGGTGATACCACGCAAGGAAGTTTGTATGGCAATTTGTTTAAAGGAGAATCGATTATTGGGCTTCTCCATCTTTTGGGTTACGATGCGATGGCGGCGGGAAACCATGAATTTGACTACGGTTCCAAGCAGACCTTAAAATTAAAACGTCGTCTCAATCTTCCACTTCTTTCTGCGAATGTCTATTCCCACAATGGAAAATATTTCCTTACACCTTATACGTTTAAAACAATTGCCGGAATTCGTTTTGCCATTTTGGGATTAACCACGCCAGAAACTCCCATTTCAACTCATCCCAACAATGTAAAAGGCTTGCAGTTTGCTTCACCCGAAGAAGTAGTGCGTAAACTTGTTCCAGAACTGAAGAAAAAAGCTGATAGAGTGATAGTGCTTTGCCACACCGGCGTTGAGGAAGACAGAAAAATTGCCGCAGCAGTTGATGGCATCGATCTCATCGTTGGCGGACATTCCCACACTCCGTTACGGAAACCGGAATATGTGAATGGGACTTCCATTGTTCAAGCGTGGGAATACGGAAAAGCGATTGGTCGCGCTGATCTCTATTATTATCAAGATGAGCTTGTAGCTTTTTCGGCAGAACTTTTTCCCTACACCGAAAATATTGCCGAAGACCAAGAAATGAAAAAAGCGGTTGATGCCATCGTGAAAAAATTGGGGCCACGCCTTGAGGAAGTGCTTGCCGTTACAGAAGTTCCTCTTGATGGCGAACGCACAAAAGTAAGAACGCAAGAAACCAACATTGGCAATTTTATTGCCGACACACTTTTAGAACGCACAAAATCTATTGCAGGTCACGAAGCTGATGTGGCGCTTATCAACGGCGGTGGAATTCGCACTCACATTCCAGCTGGAAAACTTACGCGGCATCAACTTTTTGATATGCTTCCGTTTCCCAACACACTTGTGGTGCTAGAAGTAAGCGGAAAAGAAATGTGGAAAGCTCTGGAACACGGAGTGAGTAAAGTGGAGCACGCAAGTGGTGCCTTTCCTCAAGTGGCGGGCATGAGCTTCCGTTATGATGCGCGAAGAGCTTCGGGGAAAAGAATCCTTGAAGTAAGCGTTAAGGGAAAAGCTTTAGACCTCCAGAAAACCTACCGATTAGCAACAAACGATTTTCTGGCAAGTGGTGGTGATGGCTATGTCTGGGACGAAAAGAATTTCTACAACTCGGGCATTACGATGTTCACCCTCGTCGAAGAGGCTTTTTCGAAGCAAAAAAGTTTGTCCCCAAAAGTTGATGGTCGCATAATCGACCTTTCAAAGCCATAA
- a CDS encoding NAD(P)H-dependent oxidoreductase encodes MENSLQKTILEQLQWRYATKKFDAHKKISEANWHVLEESLHLCPSSYGLQPWKFLVVESVELRKKLTPASWNQTQVEDCSHFVVLTALTSLTKEYVENYIKRISNVRGTEKEKLQAYQTRIENSLINASHHEAIREWASRQTYIAMGFFLNTAALLNIDTCPMEGIIQEQYDEILNLKNSGYSSVAAIAAGYRDESDALQHAKKVRFEKDDIMVKV; translated from the coding sequence ATGGAAAACTCACTTCAAAAGACCATACTCGAACAACTTCAATGGCGATATGCGACAAAAAAATTTGATGCCCATAAAAAAATCTCTGAAGCTAATTGGCATGTTCTGGAAGAAAGTTTACATCTTTGTCCTTCTTCGTATGGATTACAGCCTTGGAAGTTTTTAGTCGTTGAATCCGTTGAACTTCGGAAAAAACTTACGCCCGCTTCATGGAATCAAACGCAAGTTGAAGACTGCTCGCATTTTGTTGTGCTAACAGCTCTCACGTCATTAACAAAAGAATATGTGGAGAACTACATCAAGCGCATCTCAAATGTGCGTGGAACTGAAAAAGAAAAGCTGCAAGCTTATCAAACAAGAATCGAAAACAGCCTCATTAATGCGTCTCATCATGAAGCCATTCGAGAATGGGCTTCGCGACAAACCTATATTGCAATGGGATTTTTCTTGAACACGGCTGCATTACTCAACATTGATACTTGTCCTATGGAAGGTATTATTCAAGAACAGTATGATGAGATTTTAAATCTTAAAAACAGCGGATACTCAAGCGTAGCAGCTATTGCAGCTGGATACCGAGATGAAAGTGACGCACTACAACACGCCAAAAAAGTTCGCTTCGAGAAAGACGATATTATGGTGAAAGTATAG